In Fusarium oxysporum Fo47 chromosome VII, complete sequence, the following proteins share a genomic window:
- a CDS encoding uncharacterized protein (expressed protein), whose amino-acid sequence MNQKGDRETLIWNKVTFESTTGLKGICQIIKVLQRLAIWSEKTYWPWCKRHAMKNFQENQNQA is encoded by the coding sequence ATGAACCAGAAGGGGGACAGGGAAACGTTGATTTGGAATAAGGTAACCTTCGAGTCAACGACCGGACTGAAGGGAATATGTCAGATCATCAAGGTTCTGCAAAGATTGGCAATATGGTCTGAGAAGACGTACTGGCCCTGGTGCAAGAGGCACGCCATGAAGAATTTCCAAGAGAATCAGAACCAGGCTTAA